In the Drosophila virilis strain 15010-1051.87 chromosome 4, Dvir_AGI_RSII-ME, whole genome shotgun sequence genome, CACGCTCCTTGATGCGATCAACCTTATCTGTGGGTTCAATGTCAATTTCTATTTCCTTGCCCGTCAGTGTCTGTtagaacaaaattataattattggcAAATTTCGATTGCAgtcggtttttgttgttgtgcgccAAAGCTGACGCATGGTTGGCGGGGCCTTATTCTAGCCGCTTTGGcctgataatatatataccaaatttATACCTACCTTCACTTTAATCAACATTgttgtagtgtgtgtgtgtgtgtgttcggcTTTCCTGAAtaccaattaatttaataattttattttattacaacTTTTCGCAAGCTAGTTCCTGGTCGCGGCGTTTTTGCGAATGTCATTCGAGCGGTGCTGCCAACTTGATCAAATCGACACTCAACTTCGCGGTGAATGGCGATATCAGGCGTTTTCGATTAATTTCGATATTTTTGGCGCCGTTACACTGATCTAGTCATGGTCGAAAATCTTATACTAGAATTTCTTAGAGTAAatgtttagtttatttattgttgtgtgACATTTTGTACAAAAGTTTTTCTACACTTTTTACTTACAATCTAAATACCTATATTCATGAATACCtaaatcaaatgcattttgttcTAAACAGCGAGATCCACCGATCCGTTTTCCGGGATCTCAGGCAGCTTTCTTGAGTTTGTTGACGGCGTGCACCGCCTCGCTAATGCGTCGAATGTCCCGAGCATAGGTTCTGCAACAGCCGCCAATGATTTTGGCACCCAACTGTGTCCACTCCGGCACATAGTTCTCGAGCGGCACACAATGCTCACGTCCCTGCCAGCCGGTTGTCACATCGTAGACCTCGCCGCTATTCGGATAGACCACCAAGGGTATCTGCTCGTCGGCAGTGCGCTCGCCATTCAAGCTCTTGAACAATGGCGTCACAAACTTGGGATGCACACAATTCACGCCCAATGCCAGACACTTGTCCAGAGCTTTGCGCTCGCGCAGTATATCCCAAATGGCGTTGGCTGCCTCGGCAAAATCTTCGCCATGCGCCAGCGTGCTCTCGTCCTTGCACTGGAAGGCCACCCAGAATTTGACCTCGGGATAATCGTCGCAAAGCATTTCAACCAGCGCCTCGGCCTCCATTTGACAGGGTATCGTTTCTATGGCCAACGCATCGACGCCCGCTTCCAGGCACGCCTCGATGCGAACGCGATGCCAATCCGTTATGGTCTTCGGCTCCACATAATCCGCATAGCTGCCGGTATACTCGGAGCCATCGTGCAGATGTGCGCCAAACGGTCCAATCGAGGCAATAATCAGCGGGAAACCTGTAAGAGCAGAGTCCAAGATTAAGCGATTAGGCAAGtacattaatttaaacaaGTACACTGATCGACAAGTTTCGTTCCCAATTCAAAAATGATTGGCAAAGCTTGTTCTGATCTAACCATTCACTATTCAAGATTAAACGATCTATGGAATTGCGAACATTTCttggaatggaatggaatggaaaAAACGTACTAACCTTCGGGCACCGCCAGCTGTGCCTCGTAGCATTCCGTCAGATACTTCTCTTTGGCAATGTGCGCCAATCGCACCGTATTCTTGATCAACTCGATGCTCTCCTGCTCGTCCAGCTCCAGGTACTCCATGTAGCCCTCGACGCTCGTCTGATAGGTGTTGGTCAATATCATATCAGCGCCATCTGTCGGTGAGTGGCGTTCAATCAGTTTGTTGCCAagccaaatatatttttgtggcATACACACTTACTCTGCAAAAAGTCCAAGTGTGTATTTATGACAGCTGTCGGATTTGTGGCATTGAACCGAGCACTCCACAGCGGATCCCCGTCCACAGAATTGCCCACATGCACGGTCATCTGTGTGCCAAAGCCGCCATCTTTCACCAGCAAACGCGTCGAACCCATGATTAAATGAATGTGCTGCGGAAAGGAAGGGCCAGTTTTGATGGCGGGTTAttccatatatacatatattaatagcCGACCTACTGCAGATAGGAGACGCGCACAGCTTTACATCGCTGTAATTGCGCTTATCAGCACGGCACAGCACAGCTGGGCCGGAGTGCTCTTTGTGCCGAGTGCGAGTCTGGACACCTGCCTAAACGCACGACTTGTTTGTGCAACTCACTGattattaaaacaattataagCAATACATTGTAGTTCAAACTATTTACCCGATaaccttgtttttttttttaacaccaTAGCGGGCAGAGTTCAATGAACTTAAGTGCTTAACACCCAAATCTCGGTTGTGGAAGATTTTTTGGTGCACTCACGTGTTTGTCTAACACGAGCACGAAATAAACACGACTCTTCTATACTTTAATAACTCTATCCCCATTGGATTGGATTTAGAGACACGATCCTCACATTCGATAAAGCAACTTTTGACCGACTTTCGGTTCTTTTCAAATATTCAGCAGAGTATTAAGCAGTCGGCTACATTCTGAAcgtttttccctttttttctatatatttttaatgggttttctttatttaataattaatttttgattgcAATCTTTTGATATACTAATTTATTTAGCTTGACTTTTATTCTATATATGCctcataatatattttttaagcacGCGCACGATAGCAGACACGAACACGCGCTCCGCTCTAGACACGACTTTGTGAAGACTCACCTTGAAAGCTTATAAATAGATGTTGTAAttgattaaattgtttttatttgtgcgAGACGAGGCGTACAACAAcgtgttgtgtgtgcttggaaaacaaatattattaaattccGTTCAGTCTGGAGCTGATATTATGTGCCGTGGACGTTCTAAGCGCGTTTAAGTGGTTTACAATGCCGTCTGGTTGCTTTTATAGCGATGTGCTTATCACGAaagtacaaaacaaaaaacgtacaaatgcaaaagtttcaacaaaacaaaaccaaaaccaaacaaaacaagcCAACGGAGCGCCCGCCCGGCCAAGTGATAAGATTCTGATTCGACGTCCAGCTGCCAGGCAGACAGATTGAACCGAAAGTATCTGATGCAATTGCCAAGCAGCCAATTGGAGGGCATTCACCAGCCGGCATCCTTTGCGGCATTACTTTCCGCTTAAATAAGGGTATCATAGGAAAACTATCGATCCGGCTGCTAACCATGTCCAGATTCCGTCTGAATCGGCGTTGTCTGCCTTGATAACCCTTGGCCTGATCGTGTGAACCGGACAGCCGGACATATGGCTTAAGCCATTCCCAAATGTACTCAAAACGGAACAGAGACTGCAAAGACTATTGTTAATTTTGGCGTGCCGAATTTTCAATACCCTATTTCTATGCTCAGATAAAGTTTGTTGAGGGCAAACAGacccatatctatatatatatagagatgtATAACATAGCTAGCCCTTGATAAGATTCTGATCATGTGCAGCATAATCAAGCTGGTAAAAGATAAGTTATACTGAACTAAATGCTTAATCGATAGTTGCTACGACAGCTGTATAATggaactatataatataaaactaCGATAATATACTGCTCCGATCCAGATCTGGGATCTAGGTCAAGTTTATAAGCGCTAGCTTGAAAGCTgggcaacttttttttttgcatagtAAGCGACATATGGTCAATGGAATCTTTCTAAGATAATGATACGCTTTGCAACCGATTAATTCAAATAtagcatctatatatatatatataaaacggTCTGCTTGGCGACATTAATCTGCTGAATCTGGCGAATTTTGAGCTCGGCTCTCGTACAGTTAGGAACACTTATATTTTaacatagtatatatatatatactatatatatatataggtctAGGCCGAGATGAATGAATATAATATACTGAAGCACgccacgcacacgcacacaattaaCAAGAAACTAGGGAGGTTTGTATTGGCGAATCGGGCTGCTGTGCAATCTTGTCGATTGTGTTGCGTATTTCGAGTATATCGTCCGGATAGACGCGACAGCAGCCGCCAATGATGCGTGCGCCCAGCTGGAGCCATTCGGGCACAAATGACGTGACATTCAGGCCGTTGCCCGTCCATTCGCCGCGCTCGCTGTCATAGATCTCGCCACGATTGCTGTAGACGACCAGCGGTATTTTCTCGTCCGGCGGCGTGATGGCCAGCAGAGATTTGAGTAGCGGCGTTACATAGCTGGGATTCACGCAATTGACACCGATGCCCAGCAGGCGGGACTGCGCCTTGAACTCCTGCACCAGGCGCCAAACGGCCATGGCGGCCTGGGCAAAGGATTCGCCATGGGCCAGGCTGCTCGCATCCTGCAATGAAAGTGGACAGATTGAATGCGAGTCATAATACAACAAAGCGACACTAACCTTGCACTGAAAGGACACCCAGAAGCGTGCCGTGGCATATCGACTGAGTATCAGCTCCGTGACGGCCATCGCCTCCAGCTGGCAGGGCAGCGTCTCCACGGCCAGGCCATCGACGCCCGCACTTAGGCACGTATCGATGCGCACCGTGTGCCATTGCTGCAGCTGAGTGAAGTTGACCAGATTCGCATAGCTGCCCGCGTACTCGGAGCCGTCGTGCAGATGGGCACCGTACGGTCCGA is a window encoding:
- the LOC6627939 gene encoding homocysteine S-methyltransferase; amino-acid sequence: MGSTRLLVKDGGFGTQMTVHVGNSVDGDPLWSARFNATNPTAVINTHLDFLQNGADMILTNTYQTSVEGYMEYLELDEQESIELIKNTVRLAHIAKEKYLTECYEAQLAVPEGFPLIIASIGPFGAHLHDGSEYTGSYADYVEPKTITDWHRVRIEACLEAGVDALAIETIPCQMEAEALVEMLCDDYPEVKFWVAFQCKDESTLAHGEDFAEAANAIWDILRERKALDKCLALGVNCVHPKFVTPLFKSLNGERTADEQIPLVVYPNSGEVYDVTTGWQGREHCVPLENYVPEWTQLGAKIIGGCCRTYARDIRRISEAVHAVNKLKKAA
- the Bhmt gene encoding uncharacterized protein Bhmt; its protein translation is MLPAFTGNWNQVKEKPRVLVKCGGFSSQLARNVQEKVDGDPLWGSRFDATQPAAVVKTHLDFLRNGADIILTNTYQSSVEGFMKHLGKSREESIELIAKSVHLARQAKSQHLGELATSNGNIAPDMPWIMASIGPYGAHLHDGSEYAGSYANLVNFTQLQQWHTVRIDTCLSAGVDGLAVETLPCQLEAMAVTELILSRYATARFWVSFQCKDASSLAHGESFAQAAMAVWRLVQEFKAQSRLLGIGVNCVNPSYVTPLLKSLLAITPPDEKIPLVVYSNRGEIYDSERGEWTGNGLNVTSFVPEWLQLGARIIGGCCRVYPDDILEIRNTIDKIAQQPDSPIQTSLVSC